The following proteins come from a genomic window of Alosa sapidissima isolate fAloSap1 chromosome 22, fAloSap1.pri, whole genome shotgun sequence:
- the scaf11 gene encoding protein SCAF11 isoform X2, with protein sequence MCQDQTGTQAWTQKGSQARQGFCCPRTIPTHPSSPSPSQTGVPLVALTPLIAGPFMLSEEEPIDEVPELSRMEILDSPWLSTSAPVASKGLLRHSPHPHMWSGKLFSERSVSLVSTSHVPLASGQLVFQGRVCAVTCAKGEDRKGNRTAGPKGSGKQQTRRSSRHNKVEESAASQPSQSDSEPSSSDDGSGKTGKVSQLSEVTPTTSKSKKAPKQKPRSKRKGGGGRGRGRGRRQAPSNPVESEEEEEEDVEQQKKEEDQEAAPSEEEAPESEKRPDASPSPTHDSNDQVVSDHDSEIEEKDVDHPSSPQEGSVESPDTKGNQEIEMESVNGAESQDGLRDHSEPASPLVGNQSPGITSHSPEMSEEELTSREETEEPESLALPGSVEDVAEAVEMAESQTTEEPQDIDIPDEQPITDDADEVTSETDLPEEKPKTSSGSDEEPEQNLCPSDTEVEKDPELSNTEASEQDFHQDNTDAVPMDCDSSRSDFGDPVSNTPKEDDDIESVDTVTPSLSVSHTSAKEESTEASQDQKLETTEEQKGPDKGGQDNRQRRSRFHSPTTTWSPKRESRRESSRRSRSRERHRGASSPSRNRSRERDGDRGSSRRHRSRDRSRDHSRDRSKDHSQERSRDRSRDRSRDRGRKRRSRSRSKSRSRSRSRTRRGRRSSPERSDHGGQSPKKKDSRDSWRGGRDYRGNNWRGGAERQGHLPSRDTNTSDNGNFPERSPDRGRSENPDWVKERIRPEPEPRDREPRWEDQGGDSASDNWTQGDRGQSGWSSERSGGGLGRGNFWSSSQQGEAADNRRPPRSFPGPANNSGNDAYSRFNENRFGGRRKMEPDSGDNQLDRSGWSSASNWAVRRTLPADVQNYYSRKERGPGTGSVWNKPEEEQPAADPAKSEPAPHPPLEAPPAPVNVMAPQLNVLGYPRYPIAQMPPRGPPVSLQPPPFGMPAHVPVHMHPAAPLLQVPAVAAQGLPPPPPPPPPIQQASLTAMQDKLQSQAMSVIPGLGKAPFPLNPIKAAGILGQVPPQAMPSLAQPSSTTQSSTHSKAHADSSKKEKKIQIQERAITEVKTAIKPYYQKKDITKDEYKEIVRKAVEKICHSKSGEVNADKVANLVKAYVDKYKHSRRGKAD encoded by the exons ATGTGTCAGGATCAGACAGGGACCCAGGCATGGACACAGAAAGGCTCGCAG GCCAGACAAGGATTCTGCTGCCCACGGACAATTCCCACACATCCCTCTTCCCCTTCACCCTCCCAGACAGGAGTCCCACTTGTTGCACTAACCCCCTTAAT TGCTGGACCTTTCATGTTGTCTGAAGAGGAACCTATTGATGAGGTTCCAGAACTGTCTCGGATGGAAATTCTAGACTCTCCATGGTTGTCTACCTCTGCGCCTGTAGCCTCCAAAGGTCTTTTGCG GCATTCTCCCCATCCCCATATGTGGAGTGGCAAGTTGTTTTCTGAGCGGTCTGTCTCGCTTGTGTCTACCTCTCACGTACCGCTGGCTTCAGGGCAGTTGG tctttCAGGGAAGAGTTTGTGCAGTCACCTGTGCGAAAGGAGAGGATAGGAAAGGCAACAGAACAGCTGGTCCCAAAGGCTCTGGTAAGCAGCAAACCAGGAGATCATCTCGTCACAACAAAGTTGAGGAATCTGCAGCCTCCCAACCCTCACAGTCTGATTCTGAGCCTTCCTCCTCTGATGATGGGTCGGGAAAAACGGGCAAAGTCTCACAGTTGAGTGAGGTGACTCCTACGACAAGCAAGTCGAAAAAGGCACCTAAGCAAAAGCCTCGATCAAAGCggaaaggaggagggggaagaggaaggggaagGGGCCGTCGGCAAGCACCAAGTAACCCAGTAGAGagtgaagaggaagaagaggaggatgtaGAGCAGcagaagaaagaggaagatcAAGAAGCAGCTCCTTCAGAAGAGGAAGCGCCTGAATCTGAGAAAAGGCCAGATGCAAGCCCCAGTCcaactcatgattctaatgaccAAGTGGTGTCCGATCATGATTCTGAGATTGAAGAGAAGGATGTCGATCATCCTTCAAGTCCTCAAGAAGGTTCTGTTGAATCGCCAGACACCAAGGGAAATCAAGAGATTGAAATGGAGTCAGTGAATGGTGCAGAGTCTCAGGATGGTCTTCGGGACCATTCTGAGCCTGCATCTCCACTTGTAGGGAACCAGAGCCCGGGCATAACCAGCCACAGCCCTGAAATGTCGGAGGAAGAATTAACTTCACGTGAGGAAACTGAAGAACCAGAAAGCTTAGCTTTACCCGGTTCTGTTGAGGATGTGGCAGAAGCAGTGGAGATGGCAGAGTCCCAGACGACAGAGGAACCACAAGACATAGATATACCTGACGAACAGCCAATTACTGATGACGCAGACGAGGTTACATCAGAAACGGACCTCCCTGAGGAGAAACCCAAAACCAGTTCTGGCAGTGACGAAGAACCTGAACAGAATCTGTGTCCCTCAGATACAGAAGTGGAAAAAGACCCAGAACTGTCAAATACAGAGGCCTCAGAGCAAGACTTCCATCAGGACAACACTGATGCTGTCCCTATGGACTGTGACTCGTCACGCTCAGATTTTGGTGACCCCGTTTCTAATACACCGAAAGAAGATGATGACATTGAGAGTGTTGACACAGTGACCCCATCTCTTTCTGTCAGCCATACCTCAGCAAAGGAAGAGAGTACAGAGGCAAGCCAAGATCAGAAATTGGAAACCACAGAAGAACAAAAGGGCCCAGATAAGGGGGGACAGGACAACCGTCAACGCAGATCACGGTTTCATTCACCTACTACAACCTGGTCACCCAAAAGAGAATCCAGGCGGGAATCATCACGGAGATCACGTTCAAGGGAGCGCCACCGTGGTGCTAGCTCCCCATCAAGGAATCGTAGCCGAGAACGAGATGGTGATCGAGGCAGTTCAAGGCGGCATCGCAGCAGGGACCGGAGCCGCGACCATAGCAGAGACCGGAGTAAGGACCACAGCCAAGAACGGAGCAGGGACAGAAGCAGGGATCGGAGTCGTGATCGAGGGAGAAAGAGGCGCAGCAGAAGTCGTTCGAAAAGCCGATCAAGGTCCAGGTCCAGAACTAGACGTGGTCGTAGGAGTTCTCCTGAACGTTCTGATCATGGGGGACAGTCCCCAAAGAAAAAGGATTCAAGGGACAGTTGGAGAGGTGGCAGAGATTACCGTGGAAACAACTGGAGGGGTGGAGCAGAAAGGCAGGGCCATTTACCCAGTAGGGATACAAATACCTCGGACAATGGCAATTTTCCAGAGCGGTCACCAGACAGGGGTCGATCGGAAAACCCAGACTGGGTAAAGGAGAGGATTAGGCCAGAGCCTGAGCCTAGAGATCGAGAACCTCGGTGGGAAGATCAAGGAGGAGATTCAGCCTCAGACAACTGGACCCAGGGCGATCGGGGTCAGAGTGGCTGGAGTTCAGAGCGAAGTGGAGGTGGTCTGGGTCGTGGAAACTTCTGGTCTTCCAGCCAGCAAGGTGAAGCAGCAGATAACCGACGACCGCCCCGGAGTTTTCCTGGACCGGCAAACAACTCAGGGAACGATGCGTACAGCCGCTTCAATGAAAACCGATTTGGTGGAAGGAGGAAGATGGAACCAGACTCTGGTGATAATCAGTTGGACCGCTCGGGTTGGTCGTCCGCTTCCAACTGGGCGGTGCGAAGGACACTTCCAGCTGATGTGCAGAACTACTACTCAAGAAAGGAGCGTGGGCCAGGCACTGGAAGTGTATGGAACAAACCAGAAGAGGAGCAACCAGCAGCAG ATCCTGCCAAAAGTGAGccagccccccacccaccccttgAGGCTCCGCCTGCCCCTGTGAACGTGATGGCTCCCCAGCTCAATGTCCTTGGTTATCCACGGTACCCAATTGCTCAAATGCCCCCTCGTGGCCCGCCAGTCAGCCTCCAGCCTCCCCCCTTTGGGATGCCTGCCCATGTTCCTGTACACATGCACCCTGCTGCACCTCTCCTCCAGGTGCCTGCAGTGGCTGCCCAGGGTCTGCCCccgcctccaccaccaccacctcccatCCAACAGGCTAGTCTAACAGCTATGCAGGACAAGCTGCAATCACAG GCGATGAGTGTCATCCCAGGTCTTGGTAAGGCCCCCTTCCCACTCAATCCCATCAAAGCAGCGGGGATCCTGGGCCAGGTACCTCCCCAGGCCATGCCCAGTCTGGCCCagccctcctccaccacccaaTCGTCCACACACAGCAAGGCCCATGCTGACAGCTCCAAAAAGGAGAAG AAGATCCAGATTCAGGAAAGAGCCATTACTGAAGTTAAGACAGCTATCAAGCCATACTACCAAAAGAAGGATATCACCAAGGATGAGTATAAAGAGATTGTGCGCAAAGCTGTTGAAAAG ATCTGCCATAGCAAGAGCGGAGAGGTGAATGCTGATAAAGTGGCCAATCTTGTGAAGGCCTACGTGGACAAATACAAGCACAGCCGCCGGGGCAAAGCAGACTAG
- the scaf11 gene encoding protein SCAF11 isoform X1, which translates to MTGGGQSPEDSVDPDPEHNQRCPICLHTLGQSDLGVPEGCSHVFCLSCIMRWAEVVCSCPVDRRTFSAIYKWDSQQGYIKISVVSTGLTNINADMSKVIKWEEKEKKGRIDNAKAKCLIRKGDSDRTTAVRKKKARQGFCCPRTIPTHPSSPSPSQTGVPLVALTPLIAGPFMLSEEEPIDEVPELSRMEILDSPWLSTSAPVASKGLLRHSPHPHMWSGKLFSERSVSLVSTSHVPLASGQLVFQGRVCAVTCAKGEDRKGNRTAGPKGSGKQQTRRSSRHNKVEESAASQPSQSDSEPSSSDDGSGKTGKVSQLSEVTPTTSKSKKAPKQKPRSKRKGGGGRGRGRGRRQAPSNPVESEEEEEEDVEQQKKEEDQEAAPSEEEAPESEKRPDASPSPTHDSNDQVVSDHDSEIEEKDVDHPSSPQEGSVESPDTKGNQEIEMESVNGAESQDGLRDHSEPASPLVGNQSPGITSHSPEMSEEELTSREETEEPESLALPGSVEDVAEAVEMAESQTTEEPQDIDIPDEQPITDDADEVTSETDLPEEKPKTSSGSDEEPEQNLCPSDTEVEKDPELSNTEASEQDFHQDNTDAVPMDCDSSRSDFGDPVSNTPKEDDDIESVDTVTPSLSVSHTSAKEESTEASQDQKLETTEEQKGPDKGGQDNRQRRSRFHSPTTTWSPKRESRRESSRRSRSRERHRGASSPSRNRSRERDGDRGSSRRHRSRDRSRDHSRDRSKDHSQERSRDRSRDRSRDRGRKRRSRSRSKSRSRSRSRTRRGRRSSPERSDHGGQSPKKKDSRDSWRGGRDYRGNNWRGGAERQGHLPSRDTNTSDNGNFPERSPDRGRSENPDWVKERIRPEPEPRDREPRWEDQGGDSASDNWTQGDRGQSGWSSERSGGGLGRGNFWSSSQQGEAADNRRPPRSFPGPANNSGNDAYSRFNENRFGGRRKMEPDSGDNQLDRSGWSSASNWAVRRTLPADVQNYYSRKERGPGTGSVWNKPEEEQPAADPAKSEPAPHPPLEAPPAPVNVMAPQLNVLGYPRYPIAQMPPRGPPVSLQPPPFGMPAHVPVHMHPAAPLLQVPAVAAQGLPPPPPPPPPIQQASLTAMQDKLQSQAMSVIPGLGKAPFPLNPIKAAGILGQVPPQAMPSLAQPSSTTQSSTHSKAHADSSKKEKKIQIQERAITEVKTAIKPYYQKKDITKDEYKEIVRKAVEKICHSKSGEVNADKVANLVKAYVDKYKHSRRGKAD; encoded by the exons ATGACTGGTG GTGGGCAGAGTCCAGAGGATTCGGTAGATCCAGACCCAGAGCACAACCAGCGTTGCCCCATCTGTTTGCATACTCTTGGGCAATCAGATCTAGGTGTCCCTGAAGGCTGCAGCCATGTATTCTGCCTTAGCTGTATTATGCGCTGGGCTGAG GTGGTGTGCTCTTGTCCTGTTGACAGAAGAACCTTCAGTGCCATCTATAAATGGGATTCCCAACAAGGTTACATTAAG ATTTCTGTGGTGTCAACAGGCCTGACGAATATCAATGCTGACATGAGTAAAGTCATAAAATGGGAAGA gaaagagaagaaagggagaaTTGACAACGCCAAAGCTAAATGCCTCATCAGAAAGG GTGACTCTGACAGGACTACTGCTGTGAGGAAGAAAAAG GCCAGACAAGGATTCTGCTGCCCACGGACAATTCCCACACATCCCTCTTCCCCTTCACCCTCCCAGACAGGAGTCCCACTTGTTGCACTAACCCCCTTAAT TGCTGGACCTTTCATGTTGTCTGAAGAGGAACCTATTGATGAGGTTCCAGAACTGTCTCGGATGGAAATTCTAGACTCTCCATGGTTGTCTACCTCTGCGCCTGTAGCCTCCAAAGGTCTTTTGCG GCATTCTCCCCATCCCCATATGTGGAGTGGCAAGTTGTTTTCTGAGCGGTCTGTCTCGCTTGTGTCTACCTCTCACGTACCGCTGGCTTCAGGGCAGTTGG tctttCAGGGAAGAGTTTGTGCAGTCACCTGTGCGAAAGGAGAGGATAGGAAAGGCAACAGAACAGCTGGTCCCAAAGGCTCTGGTAAGCAGCAAACCAGGAGATCATCTCGTCACAACAAAGTTGAGGAATCTGCAGCCTCCCAACCCTCACAGTCTGATTCTGAGCCTTCCTCCTCTGATGATGGGTCGGGAAAAACGGGCAAAGTCTCACAGTTGAGTGAGGTGACTCCTACGACAAGCAAGTCGAAAAAGGCACCTAAGCAAAAGCCTCGATCAAAGCggaaaggaggagggggaagaggaaggggaagGGGCCGTCGGCAAGCACCAAGTAACCCAGTAGAGagtgaagaggaagaagaggaggatgtaGAGCAGcagaagaaagaggaagatcAAGAAGCAGCTCCTTCAGAAGAGGAAGCGCCTGAATCTGAGAAAAGGCCAGATGCAAGCCCCAGTCcaactcatgattctaatgaccAAGTGGTGTCCGATCATGATTCTGAGATTGAAGAGAAGGATGTCGATCATCCTTCAAGTCCTCAAGAAGGTTCTGTTGAATCGCCAGACACCAAGGGAAATCAAGAGATTGAAATGGAGTCAGTGAATGGTGCAGAGTCTCAGGATGGTCTTCGGGACCATTCTGAGCCTGCATCTCCACTTGTAGGGAACCAGAGCCCGGGCATAACCAGCCACAGCCCTGAAATGTCGGAGGAAGAATTAACTTCACGTGAGGAAACTGAAGAACCAGAAAGCTTAGCTTTACCCGGTTCTGTTGAGGATGTGGCAGAAGCAGTGGAGATGGCAGAGTCCCAGACGACAGAGGAACCACAAGACATAGATATACCTGACGAACAGCCAATTACTGATGACGCAGACGAGGTTACATCAGAAACGGACCTCCCTGAGGAGAAACCCAAAACCAGTTCTGGCAGTGACGAAGAACCTGAACAGAATCTGTGTCCCTCAGATACAGAAGTGGAAAAAGACCCAGAACTGTCAAATACAGAGGCCTCAGAGCAAGACTTCCATCAGGACAACACTGATGCTGTCCCTATGGACTGTGACTCGTCACGCTCAGATTTTGGTGACCCCGTTTCTAATACACCGAAAGAAGATGATGACATTGAGAGTGTTGACACAGTGACCCCATCTCTTTCTGTCAGCCATACCTCAGCAAAGGAAGAGAGTACAGAGGCAAGCCAAGATCAGAAATTGGAAACCACAGAAGAACAAAAGGGCCCAGATAAGGGGGGACAGGACAACCGTCAACGCAGATCACGGTTTCATTCACCTACTACAACCTGGTCACCCAAAAGAGAATCCAGGCGGGAATCATCACGGAGATCACGTTCAAGGGAGCGCCACCGTGGTGCTAGCTCCCCATCAAGGAATCGTAGCCGAGAACGAGATGGTGATCGAGGCAGTTCAAGGCGGCATCGCAGCAGGGACCGGAGCCGCGACCATAGCAGAGACCGGAGTAAGGACCACAGCCAAGAACGGAGCAGGGACAGAAGCAGGGATCGGAGTCGTGATCGAGGGAGAAAGAGGCGCAGCAGAAGTCGTTCGAAAAGCCGATCAAGGTCCAGGTCCAGAACTAGACGTGGTCGTAGGAGTTCTCCTGAACGTTCTGATCATGGGGGACAGTCCCCAAAGAAAAAGGATTCAAGGGACAGTTGGAGAGGTGGCAGAGATTACCGTGGAAACAACTGGAGGGGTGGAGCAGAAAGGCAGGGCCATTTACCCAGTAGGGATACAAATACCTCGGACAATGGCAATTTTCCAGAGCGGTCACCAGACAGGGGTCGATCGGAAAACCCAGACTGGGTAAAGGAGAGGATTAGGCCAGAGCCTGAGCCTAGAGATCGAGAACCTCGGTGGGAAGATCAAGGAGGAGATTCAGCCTCAGACAACTGGACCCAGGGCGATCGGGGTCAGAGTGGCTGGAGTTCAGAGCGAAGTGGAGGTGGTCTGGGTCGTGGAAACTTCTGGTCTTCCAGCCAGCAAGGTGAAGCAGCAGATAACCGACGACCGCCCCGGAGTTTTCCTGGACCGGCAAACAACTCAGGGAACGATGCGTACAGCCGCTTCAATGAAAACCGATTTGGTGGAAGGAGGAAGATGGAACCAGACTCTGGTGATAATCAGTTGGACCGCTCGGGTTGGTCGTCCGCTTCCAACTGGGCGGTGCGAAGGACACTTCCAGCTGATGTGCAGAACTACTACTCAAGAAAGGAGCGTGGGCCAGGCACTGGAAGTGTATGGAACAAACCAGAAGAGGAGCAACCAGCAGCAG ATCCTGCCAAAAGTGAGccagccccccacccaccccttgAGGCTCCGCCTGCCCCTGTGAACGTGATGGCTCCCCAGCTCAATGTCCTTGGTTATCCACGGTACCCAATTGCTCAAATGCCCCCTCGTGGCCCGCCAGTCAGCCTCCAGCCTCCCCCCTTTGGGATGCCTGCCCATGTTCCTGTACACATGCACCCTGCTGCACCTCTCCTCCAGGTGCCTGCAGTGGCTGCCCAGGGTCTGCCCccgcctccaccaccaccacctcccatCCAACAGGCTAGTCTAACAGCTATGCAGGACAAGCTGCAATCACAG GCGATGAGTGTCATCCCAGGTCTTGGTAAGGCCCCCTTCCCACTCAATCCCATCAAAGCAGCGGGGATCCTGGGCCAGGTACCTCCCCAGGCCATGCCCAGTCTGGCCCagccctcctccaccacccaaTCGTCCACACACAGCAAGGCCCATGCTGACAGCTCCAAAAAGGAGAAG AAGATCCAGATTCAGGAAAGAGCCATTACTGAAGTTAAGACAGCTATCAAGCCATACTACCAAAAGAAGGATATCACCAAGGATGAGTATAAAGAGATTGTGCGCAAAGCTGTTGAAAAG ATCTGCCATAGCAAGAGCGGAGAGGTGAATGCTGATAAAGTGGCCAATCTTGTGAAGGCCTACGTGGACAAATACAAGCACAGCCGCCGGGGCAAAGCAGACTAG